In Cryptomeria japonica chromosome 1, Sugi_1.0, whole genome shotgun sequence, the sequence ATTGATCTCCATGCTCGATGGGGAAACAGGTATAAATTCAATTCGTTATATtccttttgctgattattttttcTGTGATTTAAGATAAACATTAAATGAACGTTTTGTATGTATGATTTTTCAAGTTCAGGTGGTCTCGGATTGCAGAGAGTTTACCAGGCAGGACAGACAACGGAATCAAGAATTATTGGAAAACCCATCTCAAGAAAAAAATTCAACGACAAGAAAATGGCGAGAGCAAAGCACATTGTGAGAGTTCAACTCGTTCTTCTGAGGCTCCAATCGGCCTCGAAAGAGTTGAGAAGGCCGAGGAACATACTGCAATTAGTTCGTTTCGAGCAAATGCAATTGCATATAAGAATAATGAATTTGAATCTGAAGTCCAAAATCCAATCACACCAGCTTTGGCCAACAAAGAAAATTCAACCGATTTTCAATGGAAGAGAACTGAGAAGGCTAAAGAACCATGTATGGTCCACATTACAGAAGCACAACAACATACCGAAATTAGTTCGTTTAATAGAAATCCAATTTCATATATGATTAACGAGTATGAATCTCAAGCCCAAAATT encodes:
- the LOC131042892 gene encoding myb-related protein 305-like; the encoded protein is MADRSAGCFKKVERKRGPWTFEEDIRLISYITFNGEGRWEFLAKASGLNRSGRSCRLRWVNYLSPDLNHTSITAEEERLIIDLHARWGNRWSRIAESLPGRTDNGIKNYWKTHLKKKIQRQENGESKAHCESSTRSSEAPIGLERVEKAEEHTAISSFRANAIAYKNNEFESEVQNPITPALANKENSTDFQWKRTEKAKEPCMVHITEAQQHTEISSFNRNPISYMINEYESQAQNSSTLEGYSTDLDYNLSGEFLSSELYRNSKVGYSLHNNPSPEALSNKEFYSDELWNHNSSE